A stretch of Pempheris klunzingeri isolate RE-2024b unplaced genomic scaffold, fPemKlu1.hap1 Scaffold_61, whole genome shotgun sequence DNA encodes these proteins:
- the LOC139224822 gene encoding semaphorin-3E-like, producing MRMAEHIRTVYLTLMLLYLVLLGTAHTAHSIYPRIRLSHKELWQLNRTWVFQGHGASLQPQTMLLDEGHEKLYVGAKNTMFSLSLDQVNTNHREIQWASTESQVEECLMKGREKLECANYIKVLQQYNHTHLLVCGTGAFNPICSLVRVGHTGQDWQFAIEEDIMSGRGRCPYDPNSPCTSTLSSGELYIGLYTDYWENDGALCRLNNQTYTRTERDDRQQLNEPKFVGSAVVPDNDDRDDDKVYFFFTEREMNAEGVNNAVYTRVGRVCANDQGGQRMLVNRWSSFLKTRLICSVAGPNGIDTHFDDLEDVFILKNKDGKNPEIFGLFSTTSAVFKGYAVCVYHMDDVRAAFNGPFAYRERPEHHWTPYEDRVPYPRPGSCASKVNGGGFSSSKEFPDEVLRFVRSHPVMYRPVLPQHRRPILLQTEPGRRKLTQIAVDRVQAQDGHYHVLYIGTDDSVVLKVITIYNKDTDTMEEVLLEELQVFKMPAPIREIIISPKRQQLYVGSELGVAQVRLHQCDLYGSECADCCLARDPYCAWDGLTCSRYYPAGVFTKSRRFRRQDVRHGNAVQLCNGLQIDDEQWHRAEERQVYGVESNSTLLECYPRSLQAKVLWFLQKGGEKHEVRGDERVVMTSHGLLFLRVRSSDAGVYVCQTVEHGYVHTLLRISLHVLRGERVESAIHRANDGDGEKSAALCHPSVGPPPGPSISPRALVPSSLPGPYSRLWYKEFLQLIGYGDAQRVEEYCERVWCSDKKRKKTKRKYVPPGGEKRGKGRGEENSHRAPRHTLDT from the exons AGCTTTGGCAGCTGAACAGGACCTGGGTGTTCCAGGGACATGGAGCTTCTCTTCAGCCCCAGACCATGCTGCTGGATGAGGGCCACGAGAAGCTTTATGTTGGGGCCAAGAATACTATGTTCTCCCTTAGCCTGGACCAGGTTAACACAAACCACAGAGAG atcCAGTGGGCTAGTACAGAATCACAGGTAGAGGAGTGTTTGATGAAGGGGAGGGAAAAG CTGGAGTGTGCAAACTACATCAAGGTTTTGCAGCAGTACAACCACACCCATTTGCTGGTGTGTGGAACAGGAGCCTTTAACCCCATCTGTTCTCTGGTCAGAGTGGGACACACAGGGCAG GACTGGCAGTTTGCTATTGAAGAGGACATTATGAGTGGCAGAGGACGCTGTCCATATGACCCCAACAGTCCCTGCACGTCTACACTCTCCA GTGGAGAGCTGTATATTGGGCTGTACACTGACTACTGGGAGAATGATGGTGCTTTGTGTCGACTTAACAACCAGACCTACACACGCACTGAAAGAGACGACAGGCAGCAACTCAATG AACCTAAATTTGTGGGGTCAGCAGTTGTACCTGACAACGATGACAGGGATGATGATAAAGTTTACTTCTTCTTCACTGAGCGCGAGATGAATGCCGAGGGAGTGAACAATGCCGTATATACTCGTGTTGGGCGAGTCTGCGCG AATGACCAAGGAGGACAGAGGATGCTGGTGAACAGATGGAGCTCCTTCCTGAAAACTCGCCTTATCTGCTCTGTGGCCGGACCAAATGGCATTGATACACACTTTGATGATCTTG aggatGTGTTTATTCTTAAGAACAAGGATGGGAAGAACCCAGAAATCTTTGGCCTCTTTAGCACAACAAG TGCGGTGTTTAAAGGCTATGCAGTTTGTGTCTATCACATGGATGATGTCAGAGCAGCCTTTAATGGTCCGTTTGCTTACCGAGAGAGACCCGAGCATCACTGGACACCTTATGAGGACAGAGTCCCCTACCCCCGACCTGGATCT TGTGCTAGTAAAGTGAACGGAGGTGGCTTCTCCAGCTCTAAGGAGTTCCCTGATGAAGTTTTACGGTTTGTGCGATCTCATCCTGTGATGTATCGTCCAGTCCTTCCCCAACACCGGAGACCTATCCTGCTGCAAACAGAGCCAGGCAGGAGAAAGCTGACCCAGATCGCCGTGGACAGAGTTCAAGCCCAGGATGGACACTACCATGTTCTCTACATTGGCACTG acGACTCAGTGGTGTTGAAAGTTATCACCATCTACAACAAGGACACAGACACTATGGAGGAGGTGCTGCTGGAAGAACTGCAAGTATTCAAG ATGCCAGCACCAATACGAGAGATCATAATATCACCTAAAAGG caacagctaTACGTGGGGTCAGAGTTGGGTGTGGCCCAGGTCAGATTGCATCAGTGTGACCTCTACGGCTCAGAATGTGCCGATTGTTGTCTGGCCAGAGACCCCTACTGTGCCTGGGATGGTCTCACCTGCTCCAGATACTATCCTGCTGGAGTCTTCACCAAGAG CAGACGATTCAGGCGGCAGGATGTTCGCCATGGCAACGCCGTCCAGCTGTGCAATGGGCTGCAAATTGATG atgaACAATGGCACAGAGCTGAGGAGAGGCAGGTTTACGGTGTTGAGAGCAACAGCACTTTACTCGAGTGTTACCCTCGATCACTTCAAGCCAAGGTCCTATGGTTCTtacaaaaaggaggagagaaacacgAG GTCCGAGGTGACGAGCGGGTCGTCATGACCTCCCATGGGCTGCTGTTTTTACGAGTGAGAAGCTCCGAcgctggtgtgtatgtgtgccagACTGTGGAACATGGATATGTGCACACATTATTACGTATCTCTCTACATGTGCTCAGAGGGGAGAGGGTGGAATCGGCTATCCACAGGGCCAATGATGGGGACGGAGAGaaatctgcagctctctgccaCCCCTCTGTGGGTCCCCCGCCAGGCCCCAGCATCAGTCCCAGGGCTCTGGTGCCATCCTCACTCCCGGGCCCCTACTCCAGGCTGTGGTACAAGGAGTTTCTTCAGCTGATTGGCTATGGGGATGCCCAAAGAGTAGAGGAGTACTGCGAGAGAGTGTGGTGCTCTGATAAGAAACGCAAAAAGACCAAAAGGAAGTATGTTCCTCCCGGTGgtgagaagagagggaaagggaggggagaggagaacTCCCATCGAGCGCCCAGACACACGTTGGACAcctga